A single region of the Eleginops maclovinus isolate JMC-PN-2008 ecotype Puerto Natales chromosome 4, JC_Emac_rtc_rv5, whole genome shotgun sequence genome encodes:
- the ppip5k1a gene encoding inositol hexakisphosphate and diphosphoinositol-pentakisphosphate kinase 2 isoform X4, with protein sequence MSENNSPGESRRGAPRFFVGCEEDESEVLEESMRTDMELYEDDEDSDSPPEQQIVVGICCMMKKSKSKPMTQILERLCKFEFITVVIFPEDAILNEPVDKWPLCDCLISFHSKGFPLDKAVSYAKLRNPLLLNDLNMQYYIQDRREVYRILQEEGIDLPRYAVLNRDPDKPDECNLVEGEDHVEVNGEIFQKPFVEKPVCAEDHNVYIYYPTSAGGGSQRLFRKIGSRSSVYSPESNVRKTGSYIYEEFMPTDGTDVKVYTVGPDYAHAEARKSPALDGKVERDSEGKEVRYPVMLSAMEKLVARKVCLAFKQTVCGFDLLRANGHSYVCDVNGFSFVKNSMKYYDDCAKILGNIVMRELAPQFQIPWSIPTEAEDIPIVPTTSGTMMELRCVIAVIRHGDRTPKQKMKMEVRNPMFFDLFEKYGGYKTGKLKLKKPKQLQEVLDITRQLLAELGQHNDCEIEEKKSKLEQLKTVLEMYGHFSGINRKVQLTYLPHGQPKTSSEEEDTRKEGPSLLLVLKWGGELTPAGRVQAEELGRAFRCMYPGGQGDYAGFPGCGLLRLHSTYRHDLKIYASDEGRVQMTAAAFAKGLLALEGELTPILVQMVKSANMNGLLDNDSDSLSSCQHRVKARLHDILQKDRDFNEEDFDRLAPTGSASLVNSMKIVENPVATCDQVYALIQSLTSQIRKRMEDPKSADLQLYHSETLELMLQRWSKLERDFRMKNGRYDISKIPDIYDCVKYDVIHNATLGLEDTLELFRLSRALADIVIPQEYGINRVEKLDIAYTHCLPLVRKIQLDLQRTHEDESVNKLHPLYSRGVMSPGRHVRTRLYFTSESHVHSLLSIFRYGGLLDEENDQQWKRAMDYLSAVSELNYMTQIVIMLYEDNNKDLASEERFHVELHFSPGVKGVEEEENAPTGFGFRPASAENGQKQTDPGSLEDLTRDETDRAVPLSEPITIQRKSPLIRNHKTGSMEVLSETSSSKVGSYRLFSLCSRQSPEMKQSGLGSQCAGLFSTTVLGGSSSAPNLQDYARAHRKKFSTGSLSYKDELLSMPAVKRFSVSFAKFPTNGFEGCSMVPSIYPLETLHNSLSLKQVAEFLAGVCQSAGDPHTRTTRALSAMLDAQNHPSADSYIPQRVSSSISLRSRSDRPPWYSSGPSSTVSSAGPSSPTTADTSPRFSFSDKISLTPQSSEETHSSQNISNQSAPASGSQGSDPTTTLAEVPLIPNNSPEEYGELGPTAARLPDDPEHTQEIAPVAGDASDPCPIPCSPLAELTLSRMEGYCLPGSLPVLLELRESSSEAGSSSQTPQSPEGPDEFFDTQESMELWMDSPEGVPQSETPLDAGATPSAEP encoded by the exons GATTCCCGCTGGATAAGGCGGTGAGCTATGCCAAACTGAGAAACCCCCTGCTCCTCAACGACCTGAACATGCAGTACTACATACAGGACAG GAGGGAGGTGTATCGCATCCTGCAGGAGGAAGGGATTGACCTACCGCGCTATGCTGTGCTGAACCGCGACCCAGATAAACCAGATG agtgTAACCTGGTGGAGGGAGAAGACCATGTGGAGGTGAATGGAGAGATTTTCCAAAAGCCTTTTGTTGAGAAGCCCGTCTGCGCCGAGGACCACAACGTCTACATCTACTACCCCACCTCTGCTGGTGGAGGTAGCCAGAGACTCTTCAGAAAG ATCGGGAGCCGCAGCAGTGTGTACTCGCCAGAGAGCAATGTGAGGAAGACGGGCTCGTACATCTATGAAGAGTTCATGCCAACAGATGGCACCGATGTTAAG GTGTACACTGTGGGGCCCGACTATGCTCACGCTGAGGCCCGGAAGTCCCCTGCTCTGGACGGGAAGGTGGAGAGAGACAGCGAGGGGAAGGAGGTCCGCTACCCTGTCATGCTCTCAGCCATGGAGAAGCTGGTGGCTCGTAAAGTCTGCCTAGCATTCAAG CAAACTGTGTGTGGCTTTGATCTTCTCCGAGCCAACGGGCATTCCTATGTGTGCGACGTCAACGGATTCAGTTTTGTGAAGAACTCAATGAAGTACTATGACGACTGCGCCAAGATCCTTGG GAACATCGTGATGCGTGAGCTGGCTCCTCAGTTTCAGATTCCTTGGTCCATCCCCACTGAGGCAGAGGACATCCCCATTGTTCCCACTACATCAGGGACCAT GATGGAGCTGCGCTGTGTCATTGCTGTCATCCGACACGGAGACAGAACGCCCAAACAGAAGATGAAGATGGAAGTTCGTAACCCCAT GTTCTTTgatctttttgaaaaatatggaGGCTACAAAACAGGGAAATTAAAGCTGAAGAAGCCAAAGCAGCTGCAG GAGGTGCTGGACATCACACGGCAGTTGTTAGCAGAACTAGGACAACACAATGACTGCGAGATAGAGGAGAAGAAGTCCAAACTGGAGCAGCTGAAGACTGTTCTGGAAAT GTACGGCCACTTCTCGGGGATCAACAGGAAAGTGCAACTAACTTACTTGCCCCATGGGCAGCCCAAAACCTCGAGTGAGGAAGAAG ATACACGTAAGGAAGGTCCAtctctgctgctggtgctgaaGTGGGGCGGCGAGCTGACACCTGCTGGCAGAGTACAGGCTGAGGAGCTGGGCAGGGCCTTCCGCTGTATGTACCCCGGAGGTCAAG GAGACTATGCTGGGTTCCCAGGCTGCGGGTTACTGCGGTTACACAGCACCTACAGACACGACCTGAAGATATACGCGTCCGATGAAGGCCGGGTTCAGATGACGGCCGCTGCTTTCGCAAAG ggtCTGCTGGCGCTGGAGGGGGAGCTGACTCCCATCCTGGTGCAGATGGTGAAGAGCGCCAACATGAACGGGCTGCTAGACAACGACAGTGACTCGCTGAGCAGCTGCCAGCACCGCGTCAAGGCCCGACTGCACGACATCCTGCAGAAGGACAGGGACTTCAACGAGGAGGACTTCGACAGG CTGGCCCCAACCGGTAGTGCCTCTCTGGTCAATTCAATGAAGATTGTGGAGAACCCTGTGGCTACATGTGACCAGGTGTACGCCCTCATTCAGAGCCTCACCTCGCAGATCCGCAAAAGGATGGAGGACCCCAAGTCAGCTG ACCTGCAGCTATACCACAGTGAGACTCTGGAGCTGATGCTGCAGCGCTGGTCCAAACTCGAGAGAGATTTCCGCATGAAGAACGGCCGCTACGACATCAGCAAAATCCCCGACATCTACGACTGCGTGAAGTACGACGTCATCCACAATGCAACCCTGGGCCTGGAGGACACACTGGAGCTGTTCAGACTGTCTCGAGCTCTGGCCGACATCGTCATTCCACag GAATACGGCATAAATAGAGTGGAGAAGTTGGACATAGCATACACCCACTGCCTCCCACTGGTCAGAAAGATACAGCTCGACCTCCAGAGGACCCACGAGGACGAGTCTGTCAACAAACTGCACCCTCT GTACTCTCGAGGAGTGATGTCTCCTGGGCGCCATGTAAGGACGCGTCTATATTTCACCAGTGAGAGTCACGTCCACTCCCTGCTCAGCATTTTCCGCTACGGAGGCTTGCTCGAT GAGGAGAACGACCAGCAGTGGAAGCGTGCCATGGATTACCTCAGCGCCGTTTCTGAGCTCAACTACATGACTCAGATTGTCATCATGCTGTATGAGGACAACAACAAG GATCTGGCCTCTGAGGAACGCTTCCACGTTGAGCTTCACTTCAGCCCCGGTGTGAAAGgcgtagaggaggaggagaacgcACCGACCGGCTTCGGCTTCAGACCCGCTTCTGCTGAG AACGGGCAGAAGCAGACGGACCCCGGCAGCCTGGAGGACCTCACGCGAGATGAGACCGACCGCGCCGTGCCACTGTCTGAGCCAATCACCATTCAGAGGAAGTCCCCACTCATACGCAATCACAAGACAGGATCCATGGAG GTTCTGTCAGAGACATCTTCCTCCAAAGTAGGCAGTTATCGCCTCTTCTCGCTGTGCTCGCGTCAATCCCCAGAGATGAAGCAAAGTGGATTGG GCTCTCAGTGCGCCGGGCTCTTCAGCACCACTGTCCTAGGTGGGTCCTCTAGCGCCCCTAACCTGCAGGACTACGCACGCGCACATCGCAAAAAATTCTCCACCGGCAGTCTGTCCTACAAAGACG aGTTGTTGTCTATGCCGGCAGTAAAACGATTTTCTGTGTCGTTTGCAAAGTTTCCGACTAATG GCTTCGAAGGCTGCTCCATGGTGCCCTCCATCTATCCGCTGGAAACACTGCACAACTCCCTGTCCCTAAAACAGGTCGCAGAGTTCCTCGCCGGTGTGTGCCAGAGCGCAGGGGATCCACACACAAGGACTAccagag CTCTGTCGGCCATGTTGGACGCACAGAACCATCCGTCAGCGGACTCGTACATCCCTCAGAGagtctcttcctccatctctctcagaTCTCGTTCTGACAGACCTCCTTGGT ACAGTAGCGGTCCATCCAGCACAGTGTCCAGCGCCGGGCCTTCTTCTCCCACCACAGCAGACACTTCCCCACGCTTCAGTTTCAGCGATAAGATATCCCTCACCCCTCAGAGCAGCGAGGAGACTCACTCCtctcaaaacatttccaatcaGTCTGCGCCTGCCTCCGGGTCACAGGGCAGTGACCCAACCACGACCCTCGCCGAAGTCCCTCTGATTCCTAATAACTCACCAGAGGAATACGGTGAGCTCGGCCCCACTGCGGCCCGCCTGCCTGACgatcctgaacacacacaggaaattgCTCCTGTGGCCGGGGATGCCTCCGATCCCTGCCCGATTCCCTGCTCGCCTTTAGCGGAGCTCACTCTTTCTCGGATGGAGGGTTACTGCCTCCCCGGCTCTCTGCCCGTGCTGCTGGAGCTCCGGGAGAGCAGCAGCGAGGCGGGCTCGAGCTCCCAGACGCCCCAGTCCCCCGAGGGACCCGACGAGTTCTTCGACACCCAGGAGTCCATGGAGTTGTGGATGGACAGTCCAGAAGGCGTCCCACAATCTGAGACGCCTCTCGATGCTGGAGCGACTCCATCAGCAGAGCCGTAG
- the ppip5k1a gene encoding inositol hexakisphosphate and diphosphoinositol-pentakisphosphate kinase 2 isoform X8 produces the protein MSENNSPGESRRGAPRFFVGCEEDESEVLEESMRTDMELYEDDEDSDSPPEQQIVVGICCMMKKSKSKPMTQILERLCKFEFITVVIFPEDAILNEPVDKWPLCDCLISFHSKGFPLDKAVSYAKLRNPLLLNDLNMQYYIQDRREVYRILQEEGIDLPRYAVLNRDPDKPDECNLVEGEDHVEVNGEIFQKPFVEKPVCAEDHNVYIYYPTSAGGGSQRLFRKIGSRSSVYSPESNVRKTGSYIYEEFMPTDGTDVKVYTVGPDYAHAEARKSPALDGKVERDSEGKEVRYPVMLSAMEKLVARKVCLAFKQTVCGFDLLRANGHSYVCDVNGFSFVKNSMKYYDDCAKILGNIVMRELAPQFQIPWSIPTEAEDIPIVPTTSGTMMELRCVIAVIRHGDRTPKQKMKMEVRNPMFFDLFEKYGGYKTGKLKLKKPKQLQEVLDITRQLLAELGQHNDCEIEEKKSKLEQLKTVLEMYGHFSGINRKVQLTYLPHGQPKTSSEEEDTRKEGPSLLLVLKWGGELTPAGRVQAEELGRAFRCMYPGGQGDYAGFPGCGLLRLHSTYRHDLKIYASDEGRVQMTAAAFAKGLLALEGELTPILVQMVKSANMNGLLDNDSDSLSSCQHRVKARLHDILQKDRDFNEEDFDRLAPTGSASLVNSMKIVENPVATCDQVYALIQSLTSQIRKRMEDPKSADLQLYHSETLELMLQRWSKLERDFRMKNGRYDISKIPDIYDCVKYDVIHNATLGLEDTLELFRLSRALADIVIPQEYGINRVEKLDIAYTHCLPLVRKIQLDLQRTHEDESVNKLHPLYSRGVMSPGRHVRTRLYFTSESHVHSLLSIFRYGGLLDEENDQQWKRAMDYLSAVSELNYMTQIVIMLYEDNNKDLASEERFHVELHFSPGVKGVEEEENAPTGFGFRPASAEVARQNGQKQTDPGSLEDLTRDETDRAVPLSEPITIQRKSPLIRNHKTGSMEVLSETSSSKVGSYRLFSLCSRQSPEMKQSGLGFEGCSMVPSIYPLETLHNSLSLKQVAEFLAGVCQSAGDPHTRTTRALSAMLDAQNHPSADSYIPQRVSSSISLRSRSDRPPWYSSGPSSTVSSAGPSSPTTADTSPRFSFSDKISLTPQSSEETHSSQNISNQSAPASGSQGSDPTTTLAEVPLIPNNSPEEYGELGPTAARLPDDPEHTQEIAPVAGDASDPCPIPCSPLAELTLSRMEGYCLPGSLPVLLELRESSSEAGSSSQTPQSPEGPDEFFDTQESMELWMDSPEGVPQSETPLDAGATPSAEP, from the exons GATTCCCGCTGGATAAGGCGGTGAGCTATGCCAAACTGAGAAACCCCCTGCTCCTCAACGACCTGAACATGCAGTACTACATACAGGACAG GAGGGAGGTGTATCGCATCCTGCAGGAGGAAGGGATTGACCTACCGCGCTATGCTGTGCTGAACCGCGACCCAGATAAACCAGATG agtgTAACCTGGTGGAGGGAGAAGACCATGTGGAGGTGAATGGAGAGATTTTCCAAAAGCCTTTTGTTGAGAAGCCCGTCTGCGCCGAGGACCACAACGTCTACATCTACTACCCCACCTCTGCTGGTGGAGGTAGCCAGAGACTCTTCAGAAAG ATCGGGAGCCGCAGCAGTGTGTACTCGCCAGAGAGCAATGTGAGGAAGACGGGCTCGTACATCTATGAAGAGTTCATGCCAACAGATGGCACCGATGTTAAG GTGTACACTGTGGGGCCCGACTATGCTCACGCTGAGGCCCGGAAGTCCCCTGCTCTGGACGGGAAGGTGGAGAGAGACAGCGAGGGGAAGGAGGTCCGCTACCCTGTCATGCTCTCAGCCATGGAGAAGCTGGTGGCTCGTAAAGTCTGCCTAGCATTCAAG CAAACTGTGTGTGGCTTTGATCTTCTCCGAGCCAACGGGCATTCCTATGTGTGCGACGTCAACGGATTCAGTTTTGTGAAGAACTCAATGAAGTACTATGACGACTGCGCCAAGATCCTTGG GAACATCGTGATGCGTGAGCTGGCTCCTCAGTTTCAGATTCCTTGGTCCATCCCCACTGAGGCAGAGGACATCCCCATTGTTCCCACTACATCAGGGACCAT GATGGAGCTGCGCTGTGTCATTGCTGTCATCCGACACGGAGACAGAACGCCCAAACAGAAGATGAAGATGGAAGTTCGTAACCCCAT GTTCTTTgatctttttgaaaaatatggaGGCTACAAAACAGGGAAATTAAAGCTGAAGAAGCCAAAGCAGCTGCAG GAGGTGCTGGACATCACACGGCAGTTGTTAGCAGAACTAGGACAACACAATGACTGCGAGATAGAGGAGAAGAAGTCCAAACTGGAGCAGCTGAAGACTGTTCTGGAAAT GTACGGCCACTTCTCGGGGATCAACAGGAAAGTGCAACTAACTTACTTGCCCCATGGGCAGCCCAAAACCTCGAGTGAGGAAGAAG ATACACGTAAGGAAGGTCCAtctctgctgctggtgctgaaGTGGGGCGGCGAGCTGACACCTGCTGGCAGAGTACAGGCTGAGGAGCTGGGCAGGGCCTTCCGCTGTATGTACCCCGGAGGTCAAG GAGACTATGCTGGGTTCCCAGGCTGCGGGTTACTGCGGTTACACAGCACCTACAGACACGACCTGAAGATATACGCGTCCGATGAAGGCCGGGTTCAGATGACGGCCGCTGCTTTCGCAAAG ggtCTGCTGGCGCTGGAGGGGGAGCTGACTCCCATCCTGGTGCAGATGGTGAAGAGCGCCAACATGAACGGGCTGCTAGACAACGACAGTGACTCGCTGAGCAGCTGCCAGCACCGCGTCAAGGCCCGACTGCACGACATCCTGCAGAAGGACAGGGACTTCAACGAGGAGGACTTCGACAGG CTGGCCCCAACCGGTAGTGCCTCTCTGGTCAATTCAATGAAGATTGTGGAGAACCCTGTGGCTACATGTGACCAGGTGTACGCCCTCATTCAGAGCCTCACCTCGCAGATCCGCAAAAGGATGGAGGACCCCAAGTCAGCTG ACCTGCAGCTATACCACAGTGAGACTCTGGAGCTGATGCTGCAGCGCTGGTCCAAACTCGAGAGAGATTTCCGCATGAAGAACGGCCGCTACGACATCAGCAAAATCCCCGACATCTACGACTGCGTGAAGTACGACGTCATCCACAATGCAACCCTGGGCCTGGAGGACACACTGGAGCTGTTCAGACTGTCTCGAGCTCTGGCCGACATCGTCATTCCACag GAATACGGCATAAATAGAGTGGAGAAGTTGGACATAGCATACACCCACTGCCTCCCACTGGTCAGAAAGATACAGCTCGACCTCCAGAGGACCCACGAGGACGAGTCTGTCAACAAACTGCACCCTCT GTACTCTCGAGGAGTGATGTCTCCTGGGCGCCATGTAAGGACGCGTCTATATTTCACCAGTGAGAGTCACGTCCACTCCCTGCTCAGCATTTTCCGCTACGGAGGCTTGCTCGAT GAGGAGAACGACCAGCAGTGGAAGCGTGCCATGGATTACCTCAGCGCCGTTTCTGAGCTCAACTACATGACTCAGATTGTCATCATGCTGTATGAGGACAACAACAAG GATCTGGCCTCTGAGGAACGCTTCCACGTTGAGCTTCACTTCAGCCCCGGTGTGAAAGgcgtagaggaggaggagaacgcACCGACCGGCTTCGGCTTCAGACCCGCTTCTGCTGAGGTAGCTCGGCAG AACGGGCAGAAGCAGACGGACCCCGGCAGCCTGGAGGACCTCACGCGAGATGAGACCGACCGCGCCGTGCCACTGTCTGAGCCAATCACCATTCAGAGGAAGTCCCCACTCATACGCAATCACAAGACAGGATCCATGGAG GTTCTGTCAGAGACATCTTCCTCCAAAGTAGGCAGTTATCGCCTCTTCTCGCTGTGCTCGCGTCAATCCCCAGAGATGAAGCAAAGTGGATTGG GCTTCGAAGGCTGCTCCATGGTGCCCTCCATCTATCCGCTGGAAACACTGCACAACTCCCTGTCCCTAAAACAGGTCGCAGAGTTCCTCGCCGGTGTGTGCCAGAGCGCAGGGGATCCACACACAAGGACTAccagag CTCTGTCGGCCATGTTGGACGCACAGAACCATCCGTCAGCGGACTCGTACATCCCTCAGAGagtctcttcctccatctctctcagaTCTCGTTCTGACAGACCTCCTTGGT ACAGTAGCGGTCCATCCAGCACAGTGTCCAGCGCCGGGCCTTCTTCTCCCACCACAGCAGACACTTCCCCACGCTTCAGTTTCAGCGATAAGATATCCCTCACCCCTCAGAGCAGCGAGGAGACTCACTCCtctcaaaacatttccaatcaGTCTGCGCCTGCCTCCGGGTCACAGGGCAGTGACCCAACCACGACCCTCGCCGAAGTCCCTCTGATTCCTAATAACTCACCAGAGGAATACGGTGAGCTCGGCCCCACTGCGGCCCGCCTGCCTGACgatcctgaacacacacaggaaattgCTCCTGTGGCCGGGGATGCCTCCGATCCCTGCCCGATTCCCTGCTCGCCTTTAGCGGAGCTCACTCTTTCTCGGATGGAGGGTTACTGCCTCCCCGGCTCTCTGCCCGTGCTGCTGGAGCTCCGGGAGAGCAGCAGCGAGGCGGGCTCGAGCTCCCAGACGCCCCAGTCCCCCGAGGGACCCGACGAGTTCTTCGACACCCAGGAGTCCATGGAGTTGTGGATGGACAGTCCAGAAGGCGTCCCACAATCTGAGACGCCTCTCGATGCTGGAGCGACTCCATCAGCAGAGCCGTAG